The sequence below is a genomic window from Zhongshania aliphaticivorans.
GGCAATATCGCTCGCGGAAATAACACCGCGAATCTGGTGATGCTCACGCTCAACCACTAAACAATGCTGATGACCATATTGCCGCAATACCTCAAGTACGTCAGACACGGTCATTGTCTCCAGCTCGTGAAAGTCAAACACTTTCAAGTCCTGACGTTTGCGCATCATATCCGCTACTTGAAGCTCTTCACGGTTATAACCCTCGGCGACCTTTTTAATGACTTCACTATTACTGAGATCGTCAAGGGCAATAACGCCCTGAAAACTTCCCTGGGAATCGATAACGAGTTTCAATCTTACATGGGAGCGCTTCATCATATTTTCGGTTTCTATGGCAGTTGTCGTGCCATCAATAACCAAGGGCTCATAGACGCGGAAATCGGTAAACACCACCATCGCCGACGAGTCACCGCTAAGTTGCTCAAAATACGCAGGACGCACTAACTGATCGACGCGATCTGCGTCGTATAAACTAAACTGTTTCATTCGATTTACTCTCTTTGTTTAAACATCAACACAGGAAAAATGTTTGAATCAAAGAGTGTATGGCGGCGCGCGAATAGGGCTGGCGCCAGAGGTAAGTTGCGGTCCGTCAACCTGCTGATGATAAACAATGCTATTGATCGCAAAATTCGGCAAGGTGATATACGCCGACTTACTGGGCAGGCTTAGGGGTAAGTCGTCATCATCGGCAGCGCTAATACGACACTCCGCCGCATCAATGATGCCCCCAGCCAAGTAGCTTTTTGCCACGTGATGCCGATCTGCCAGTGCATTATTGCACAGCAAAAGAACGACAATGATGAGCAGACTACGAAGCATGAGAATCCTGAAAAACATAGGCGACCTTCATCATAGCACGACCATACATTCTGTCCATTGAGGACGATACACGCTATTTTTGCCCTACTCTGCACCAAAACATAGCAATACTAAATAAGATTCAAGACGGGGGGCCTCAAGTAGAAAAAATATTTTATATTAGTATATTCTTAGGCTTGTCTACGGGGTGATTCAAAGTAAATCCTCAGCGGTATTGAGCTGACTAGACGCGCGTCCGCAGATGATTATCAGCTGATCTCATATTAAGGATAAGGAGCTCATTTATGATCAATGGCAGTATTGTCGACCTAATCATCCCCACTGCTAGCGACGGTTCACCCGATTACGAAACCGTGGAAACCTTGATTGATTGGCATATAGACAATGGCAGTGCCGCGCTTCTTATTGGCAGCGCGACGGGTCAGCATTCTGAGTTCAATAATGAGGAACGCGGTGAACTACTAAAACGCGCAATTTGGCAATCTGACGGTCGCATTGTGGTAATCGCTAACCTCGACACAAGAGACCCTGACGGCTTTTTTGAGCTTGCTCGCGCGGCGGATGAATTTGGTGCCGACGCGGGTCTTCTCACGCTACCCACGTCGATGGGCTTATCACAAGTCGATTTGTTCGAATATGTACGCGAGCTCGCGGAATTTGCGAAATTACCGTTAATTCTTCGCGATGATTTCAGTCATCCCAATTTACTATCGCCCACCACGCTGCCGAAGCTAGCCGAAATCGAGGGCATTATTGGCTTAATCAATGATTCATCGGAGCCGACACCAGAAGACAATATTAATATTTCCGAGCTGCCATCTGGCTTTGCACTTTACGCCGGTCACAACACTGATGCCTGCCAATGGGTTTTAGCCGGTTATCAGGGCGGTATTTCACTGGTCGGAAACATTGCCCCCGCCCTTGTTAACGATATGATTAGTGCGGCGCAACAAAATAACCGGGCGCTCGCCATGAGCCTTAACGACCGTTTGCGGCCCTTGACTCAGGCACTAATGACAGACCCCAGCGCTAACTCTGTAACATGGGCTCTGACCGAGATGGGCTCCATACCCGAAGGCGGACACCCCCCAAGCCTCCCCCAATCGAGTGACTACGCACAGCTACGCCGCGCCCTGCGCACAGCCCAAGTTATAATTTAAGCATTGCTAGATACACAGCAAGCGGCGCTGTTACTGCAGCGCCCACCGCCACAGTGGTCAATAAACGTCCATGTCATAAGGTTTACACTAAAACCGGCATACAAACAGCTAGCTTAAGGGCTTTCCGACCAAACTCTCGCCACATGGCCAAATTAAATAATCGCCATTTATCGCTCAGCTATTGCGCAATAAATACACCTTAGTGTAATAATAGCCTCGCGTTTAAAAATAACAAAAGGCTGTTGCGCCACAGCCGCCAGAGAGGTATTACCACCGTGATTAGCCGACAAGCATTACCCGGCAAGGGTTTCATCACACTGTTAGTGCTGAGCGCGCTGAACTGCAGCGACCTCCACGCCGCCAGCGGCACGCTTGAAGAAGTACTCGTTACCGCCCGAAAACGCAGTGAAAGCATGCAAGACATCCCTATTGCCGTAAGTGCAATTAGCGCTGAAGACCTTCGAGACCGGGGTATAAGCAACACCAGCGAACTCACTAAATCCGTTCCCAGCTTAGAAATTCGCAAAGGCCAAGCCAACCAGATTTATATACGTGGTATTGGCGAGCGCACCGGCTTTGCCCGGGTAGACCCCACTGTGGGCGTCTACCTTGACGACTTATTCTTGCCGCGCTCCGACGGCCAACTGCTCGATACCGTTGATATTCGCAGTATTCAGGTTCTACGTGGCCCCCAGGGCACACTATTTGGTAAAAACACCACCGGCGGCGCAATGGTTGTCAGCCTACTTAAACCCGATGACAGCGACGACGCCTATCTCGAATTAGGACTCGGTAACTATTCGATGAACCGGCTAAAAGCGGGTATCAACGTCCCCATCAACGATCATTTTTATAGCCGCGCAGCCATCAATATCACTAAAGATGCAGGCTATCTCGAAGATATCGGCCCCAGCGGGAACACGCCGAGTAACGACCGCCAATCTCTGTTACTGCAAACACGCTGGGAACCAGATGAAAACTTCACCCTCGATACCCAAGCCTTTCTCGGTAAAATTCGCGAAATGATGACCGGCACCACCTGTAGCCTGCCTAATGAGAATGCGCTGTATTACAAAGGCCTTTGGGTTGCTCACAGCGGCGACACCGATCCGTCTAACCCGCGCGCGTTCAAGGAAAACTGCGAGTCTAACTCCCGCGCGCGCCTTGGCGACCTAAAGACCAACCTCGGGGACGCGCCTCGGCTAACCAAAGATCTAGACACCCTGTTACTGGCCGCAACCGCCGAATGGCAGTTATCTGAGTCGCTCAATCTTAAAACCGTGTTGGGCCTGAGGGGCGAAAAAGAAGGCCCCATCCACGCCAGCGACCCAGACGGCGGCCCAGCGCTGTGGAGTAGCTACATGAATACTGAGGATAGCGACCGGCGCTCTTACAGCTTTGAAATTCAGCTGAATGGCGACGCCATGGGGCAGCGTTTACGCTACACCGCAGGTTTGTTCGCCATGCAAGAAAGCAATACCGAGAATTTCTCAATCTCCAATGCCTTTCGCGGCATAGACAGCCAAACCCTCGCCGAGATCGCCGCCAGCACCAATCCAACGCAACCGCTACCCGGCGGAACGGTTCCACTTGTTGGCTTTATCGGCGCGCCCTTGGTGGTATCTGATTTTGATCTGGAAAACAGCACTGGCGCAATATTCGCCCAAGTGTCTTTCGATATTACGGAGCTACTCGAGGTCACCCTCGGTTATCGCGTTACCGCTGAGCGCCGTCACTCCGAGCTCAGCACCACCGAAGCGGATATGGACGCGATTGGTCAGCAGCTAACTACTGGCGGCCCGTTTGGCGCGGCAAGCAATATTGCGGTCTTTGGCCCCGGCGCCTCGGGCTTTTATCCCTACTTGGGGCCGTTGCGCTGGCTCGATGACCCCGTCGGCCTCGCCAACCAAATTTTTACCGACGCAGATGGCGACGCATTGATCGACTACCCGCTAGACCCCGATTCCAAACGCACGGAAATGCGTGAAGAAACCTTTAGCCAAAGCACGCCTATGCTGTCATTGGCTTACAACCTACCTGACAATTGGCTAGACAGTAGCCCCCTGAACAGTGCGATGGTGTACGCAACCTGGAGCCGCGGTTTCAAATCTGGCTTTTTCGAGCCTCGAGGCGTTGACGGCTTACAGCGCGTAGAACCAGAAGTGGTGACCAACCACGAGTTCGGTTTCAAGATCGACGCCTTTGACCGCAGCGTTCGTTTAAATGGCGCGGTGTACGCTATGGACTTTGAAGATCAGCAGCTCATCGCCGTTGGCGCCGACTCGGCCCAAAACGTGGTGGTGGTATTTGGCAACGCCGGTCAATCTGAAATTCGCGGCGGCGAGTTAGAACTACTTTGGTTACCGAGTGTTCAGCTACAGATTAACGCCAGTCTAAGCCTCAACAATTATCGCTACACAGACTTCAGCGAACTGGACTTACAAGGCGCTATTCTCGGCAGACAAGACATCGTCGACCGTCGCAACGAAACCTTCCCGGTATCGCCAGACAAATCGGCTGCGGTTGGTGTGCAATATAGTTGGTCTGGAGACTACGGCTCACTTATCTCACGACTCGATCTTAGCTATAAAAGCGAGATTTTCTACGGCTTCGATCCCGCGTCTTACGCCGCCTTTAAACGCGACGCCAAATCCGCTGGTCAACCCGCCTATCAACTGCTGGATGCTCGTCTTAGCTGGCAAAACCCAGAAGGTGATCTGAGTGTCTCGGCATGGGTTAAAAACCTTAGTGACGAGCGCTACCGAATCGGTGTAGTTGCCGTAGCGGACTCGTCTGGGGTTTACAACGAAGGTTGGGGCGAACCTCGTATGTTTGGCATTGATTTGCGCCAAGAGTTTTAAAAAAATAGCGTAAGTAGGTCGCCTCCTGTGGCGATCTACTTACTGCAGAAGCAAAATCAATAGCGCAAATCGACTACACTATTAGTTCGGAAATCCCGCAAAGCACTGAATCGCTTCTAGCGCATTATCCCAATTTGCCTTGCTCCCCGTAAAAAGGTGAGCTTGGGGCATAAGCGCGACATCACCGTCTAAACTACCCGCAGGAACAACAACCACGTCCTTGCTACTTAAAATATAGGGCAGCGCCGAACCACAGACGGAACAGAAGCTGCGCTGATGCTGGGTATTTGGCAAGGCAAAAGCGGATACGCTGTCTTTACCACGCAACCATAGCAATTCTCCCCCACGGCCAAATAGATTAGCCCCATGAGCGGAGCCAGAACCTTTACGACAATACTCGCAATGACAGAGAAAGAATTTTTGGAAGTCACCAGTAAATTCAAAGGCGACTTCACCACAGAGACAAGAACCTCGGCTTTTCATAATTAAGTACGCTCTTGTTAGAGGAGTATTCAATCAAAACGAAAGCATCGTCTTATTGCAATGCCCAATTGTTAGCCAAAGCAAAGACCTCAATAAATTAGGCCGGATAAAACACAAGCACCGGAATTTCACGATCAGTTGCCGCCTGATAGGTAGCGTAGGGCGCAAAGTAGTCTGCCATCAAATTCCAAAGCCGTGTGCGCTCCTCACCTGCGGCGACCTTCGCACGCGCTTTAAACTCCTCATTAGCCACTTTTACAGTGATATCTTGATTCGCTTGCAGATTTAAAAACCACGCGGGGTGTGCGGGCGCGCCGCCCTTCGAGGCGATTACACAATAGCCGCCATCGCCCGTTGGCCGGTAAATTAGCGGGATAATTAAGGCCTTTCCTGACTTCCGACCCCTAGTCGTCAGCAACAGGGTAGTTAACATCCCCTTGCCGCCACCCAAGCTCGCATCCCACAGATGAGCCGCCTCACCATCGTTAAGATAGGCATTCACATGATCGCTCATCCACGATGGTAAATAATCTGGCAGTTTAATATCGCTCATCGTTATACCCCTCAATTTGTTGATACGCCGTTGAGCTCATTTAATAGCTGCAAACTTGGCAACGGCAAATACGTTCTTAGCAATATAAACCTCTTGCCGGTTTTTTACATCGACAAGCGCTCTGTAGAACACACGGTGGCTTGCTAAGCCAGCCAGTATTAAGCCAGCTGTCTAACGAGCGCTGCGCCAACCGCATGGGCGCTTGCTGGGTTCTGTCCGGTGATCACTCGATCTGCTTCAATAACGAACACACCCCAGGGCTGAACTTTGCTGTAACGGGCTGCGCTGCGTGCCAGAGACTCTTCCAATAGAAAGGGAACATCAGCAATTGTTCCGTAATCAATTTCTTCCTCGCGTGTAAAGCCCGTTACCGATTTGCTGGCTAACAATCTTTCACCCGTGCTTAATGTAATTGGCAGCAAGGCCGCGGGGCCGTGACATACCGCCGCCAATACACCGCCACTCTCATAATGTTTAGCGCTGAGCTTTGCAAAGTCTTCGTTGGTGGCTAAATCCGACAGCAAGCCAAATCCACCGGGATAAAACACCGCAGCGTAGTCCGCAATATTTACCTGCGAGACTGGTAGTGTGTTGTTGATCCGGTTTTGAAACTCTTCATTGTTTAGAATCGCCTCGTTAACGCTGTCGCCCTCAATATCGGTTCCGTATAACGGCGCCTTACCGCCTTTAATCGATGCGATATCGTAGTCTAGTCCCGCCGCCAAAAATACCTGTAGCGCATGCGTAAGCTCGGGTGAATACGTGCCATTGGCTTGATCTGTGTCGCCTAATGTTGTGTGGTTTGTCACGGGAATCAGTATTTTCTTCATTGCAACTCTCCTGCCTTATATGTGTTGAGCTGGCGTCTTTACACCATGAAGCCATCTTATTAGACTGCGTTTTTAGCAACAATATAGTAAT
It includes:
- a CDS encoding CBS domain-containing protein — encoded protein: MKQFSLYDADRVDQLVRPAYFEQLSGDSSAMVVFTDFRVYEPLVIDGTTTAIETENMMKRSHVRLKLVIDSQGSFQGVIALDDLSNSEVIKKVAEGYNREELQVADMMRKRQDLKVFDFHELETMTVSDVLEVLRQYGHQHCLVVEREHHQIRGVISASDIARKLKMDISIQRPPKFAELYLSSLHR
- a CDS encoding dihydrodipicolinate synthase family protein — its product is MINGSIVDLIIPTASDGSPDYETVETLIDWHIDNGSAALLIGSATGQHSEFNNEERGELLKRAIWQSDGRIVVIANLDTRDPDGFFELARAADEFGADAGLLTLPTSMGLSQVDLFEYVRELAEFAKLPLILRDDFSHPNLLSPTTLPKLAEIEGIIGLINDSSEPTPEDNINISELPSGFALYAGHNTDACQWVLAGYQGGISLVGNIAPALVNDMISAAQQNNRALAMSLNDRLRPLTQALMTDPSANSVTWALTEMGSIPEGGHPPSLPQSSDYAQLRRALRTAQVII
- a CDS encoding TonB-dependent receptor; the protein is MISRQALPGKGFITLLVLSALNCSDLHAASGTLEEVLVTARKRSESMQDIPIAVSAISAEDLRDRGISNTSELTKSVPSLEIRKGQANQIYIRGIGERTGFARVDPTVGVYLDDLFLPRSDGQLLDTVDIRSIQVLRGPQGTLFGKNTTGGAMVVSLLKPDDSDDAYLELGLGNYSMNRLKAGINVPINDHFYSRAAINITKDAGYLEDIGPSGNTPSNDRQSLLLQTRWEPDENFTLDTQAFLGKIREMMTGTTCSLPNENALYYKGLWVAHSGDTDPSNPRAFKENCESNSRARLGDLKTNLGDAPRLTKDLDTLLLAATAEWQLSESLNLKTVLGLRGEKEGPIHASDPDGGPALWSSYMNTEDSDRRSYSFEIQLNGDAMGQRLRYTAGLFAMQESNTENFSISNAFRGIDSQTLAEIAASTNPTQPLPGGTVPLVGFIGAPLVVSDFDLENSTGAIFAQVSFDITELLEVTLGYRVTAERRHSELSTTEADMDAIGQQLTTGGPFGAASNIAVFGPGASGFYPYLGPLRWLDDPVGLANQIFTDADGDALIDYPLDPDSKRTEMREETFSQSTPMLSLAYNLPDNWLDSSPLNSAMVYATWSRGFKSGFFEPRGVDGLQRVEPEVVTNHEFGFKIDAFDRSVRLNGAVYAMDFEDQQLIAVGADSAQNVVVVFGNAGQSEIRGGELELLWLPSVQLQINASLSLNNYRYTDFSELDLQGAILGRQDIVDRRNETFPVSPDKSAAVGVQYSWSGDYGSLISRLDLSYKSEIFYGFDPASYAAFKRDAKSAGQPAYQLLDARLSWQNPEGDLSVSAWVKNLSDERYRIGVVAVADSSGVYNEGWGEPRMFGIDLRQEF
- a CDS encoding GFA family protein, producing MKSRGSCLCGEVAFEFTGDFQKFFLCHCEYCRKGSGSAHGANLFGRGGELLWLRGKDSVSAFALPNTQHQRSFCSVCGSALPYILSSKDVVVVPAGSLDGDVALMPQAHLFTGSKANWDNALEAIQCFAGFPN
- a CDS encoding nitroreductase/quinone reductase family protein, with protein sequence MSDIKLPDYLPSWMSDHVNAYLNDGEAAHLWDASLGGGKGMLTTLLLTTRGRKSGKALIIPLIYRPTGDGGYCVIASKGGAPAHPAWFLNLQANQDITVKVANEEFKARAKVAAGEERTRLWNLMADYFAPYATYQAATDREIPVLVFYPA
- a CDS encoding type 1 glutamine amidotransferase domain-containing protein, coding for MKKILIPVTNHTTLGDTDQANGTYSPELTHALQVFLAAGLDYDIASIKGGKAPLYGTDIEGDSVNEAILNNEEFQNRINNTLPVSQVNIADYAAVFYPGGFGLLSDLATNEDFAKLSAKHYESGGVLAAVCHGPAALLPITLSTGERLLASKSVTGFTREEEIDYGTIADVPFLLEESLARSAARYSKVQPWGVFVIEADRVITGQNPASAHAVGAALVRQLA